In Alosa alosa isolate M-15738 ecotype Scorff River chromosome 19, AALO_Geno_1.1, whole genome shotgun sequence, a genomic segment contains:
- the nhsl1a gene encoding Nance-Horan syndrome protein isoform X4: MVFIGTTLKSVIKYFKRKAVSSLDDESKWTVHYQAPWHQQENVFLPGARPPCVEDLHKQAKVNLKTALRECDNLRKDGFRSSQYYTQGPAFSSSSLSDSVHSQPDTEQRDKKSSDSSPEEESLVYIRAHTPLIEDMNGHDSSIYSSWNQSFPLPTPEEKMRQQAKSVLTDIVPINITGETFDRQASFRRSLVNTDTVIRRPKKVRRRKTITGVPDNIQRELAPQGEDGGRAHSMYLPGQYSSLGRTSSINSTLRRSLTRDSSCQTEEVKIVPPSMRRIRAQRGQGIAAQMANISTSSSGSLSAASDCNGLVFTPQTQTQSNSSDQGFHSLPRPGTRTAAQSDSGNYTAGHYRMTNGSSHSLPHQVAVGRASDHSLHPAASLRTNGLPSPKFQGYQSEQHITASPSDYAGLFNGPTSLSAKGLMLSPPDFEGSAYENSGIYMASMEPFPVDGPPSTPGSSRCQSTASVSTGANTETDSQCSTLDGRNCSSPSYTRRESNSSTQSCGTLTSDPWGYDNVTPPKPDLTSSCSSPVNHLYGSSEHSPNKTDTSSLYSVDNEGYFTSMRLDSGLKSHSHSCISRADQARHDIYECRKHHSQDDRISLGSSKSLSRSISLRKAKKPPRPPARTDSLRRKARTPHLNESVLNEKLISSLQQSLQGRSQSVSLAGESPSAGGGHFEDPWVLRPRTHSNVSAASSGMSAPAAMCPVTPPPHSDNSSQRSDYTESWDFCSEKGLPQSSSNGMTDESLPNGAAVTNGMMSSDGMTNGSSQNGHKMCLPLVHVNTVNGPRSKTTSPEKMHRLTSPSSGYSSQSNTPTTGTPTTSGMRAKSPGKPPKPKPKPKVPERSSSLLSSLSVSSSSTSLSSTTSDTGKLPMPPPPPPLPGPTPPASPSATSDSPPPTMESPKCDTTLSPPLTPQASVIDNDQTSPPATPTVAEISMETLHSSPGFPSPPPPVEVTLESLLQCSNTSLLPPPPPPPPLPPSPSSPSGLPTPPPLPPLLGIRPPSAPVFKLPPRSVQQAVDMEKVTTPPSPGHHEETAMWPRPLITAEALQMVQLRSVKNLKVQEGQDEEPTASPSAEEQVQELDHDEKILESEELKKSIIPVHLSLTTCSSPIENGMEFPPSPLRERLLIPDRENTLVIPHRENPLVIPDRENPLMIPDKENPLMIPDRENLVVIPDRENPLVIPDRENALVISDRENPLMILDRENPLVIPESLSGPEAMEKGTICNGKSDDHISETHDEPTGEPSVQPDDKPMSLESQSPLMASPVTPRKQKPPVSPNKPKLSLIVPPLPSLSCLEVECVQVPNTDSPVASSPDVPPLFEVTGGQCFTLHQEDGEDTDSGSSTPMLLTQRRDSLSSELSSEGLPPGMHIQDLIIQEQDLGLSDERSTSDEDDLAASSGSSSFREEEQSVVADSHHSSPAPDASTNGEAHGDMVTPTRPRTTEDLFAVIHRSKRKVLGRGDCEELLLSSPSPPVTPTGVSPGGPPHPHPSLSLPRQPGSIQRSLRRSSTSSDSFKALLLKKGSRTEGSFRMSAAEMLKCTDPRKQRPQRTDATSSSSTSPSVSSQWPSSSSLPSPSHVAPPDPVENGVDSSCLSPGRSRRAVADEWARSEGLVPRLSPGLCSSSFSLSPTSAAAAMPPGKYARSRTPPSAASSRYNARSRIPSSPMTAICEREGEMSDGYEDQWESSARTIGQHRSPFSLAMSPSPTLCKGGSA; encoded by the exons TCCTCAGACTCCTCCCCTGAAGAGGAGAGCCTGGTCTACATCCGGGCGCACACGCCGCTCATTGAGGACATGAACGGACATGACAGCAGCATCTACTCCAGCTGGAACCAGTCCTTCCCCCTGCCCACTCCAGAGGAGAAGATGAGACAGCAAGCCAAGTCTGTGCTCACCGACATCGTCCCCATCAACATCACAG GCGAGACCTTTGACCGACAGGCCAGCTTCCGGCGCTCCCTCGTAAAcactgacactgtgatcaggcGGCCAAAGAAGGTCAGGAGGAGAAAGACTATAACAGGGGTGCCTGACAACATCCAGAGGGAACTAG CCCCACAGGGGGAGGATGGTGGCAGAGCCCACTCTATGTATCTGCCCGGTCAGTACTCGTCCCTCGGCCGGACCAGCAGCATCAACTCCACGCTGCGGCGCTCGCTGACGCGCGACTCCAGCTGCCAGACGGAGGAGGTGAAGATCGTCCCCCCGTCGATGCGTCGCATCCGCGCACAGCGTGGCCAGGGCATCGCCGCCCAGATGGCCAACATCTCCACGTCCTCCTCCGGGAGCCTGTCGGCGGCGAGCGACTGCAACGGGCTCGTCTTCACCCCGCAGACGCAGACGCAGAGCAACAGCAGCGACCAGGGCTTCCACAGCCTGCCTCGGCCCGGGACCAGGACCGCCGCACAGTCCGATTCTGGCAACTACACTGCCGGCCATTACCGCATGACCAATGGCTCGTCCCATTCCCTGCCCCACCAAGTGGCGGTCGGCCGGGCCAGCGATCACTCCCTGCATCCGGCCGCCTCTCTGCGGACCAACGGTTTGCCCAGCCCCAAGTTCCAAGGCTACCAGAGCGAGCAGCACATCACCGCCTCCCCCAGCGACTACGCGGGCCTTTTCAACGGGCCCACGTCCCTCAGTGCCAAGGGGCTGATGCTTTCCCCGCCAGACTTTGAGGGGTCGGCGTACGAAAACAGCGGCATCTACATGGCATCCATGGAGCCCTTTCCCGTCGATGGGCCGCCGAGCACGCCCGGCTCGTCCCGATGCCAGTCCACCGCTTCCGTCTCCACTGGCGCCAACACCGAGACGGACTCGCAGTGCAGCACTCTGGACGGACGCAACTGCAGCAGCCCCAGCTACACCCGGCGGGAGTCCAACAGCAGCACCCAGAGCTGCGGCacgctgacctctgacccctgggGCTACGATAACGTCACGCCGCCCAAGCCTGACCTCACCTCCAGCTGCTCGTCCCCCGTCAACCACCTGTACGGCAGCTCCGAGCACTCGCCCAACAAGACGGACACCAGCTCGCTGTACTCAGTGGACAACGAGGGCTACTTCACGTCCATGAGGCTGGACTCGGGACTCAAGTCGCACAGCCACAGCTGCATCAGCCGGGCCGACCAGGCCAGGCACGACATCTACGAGTGCCGCAAGCACCACAGCCAGGACGACCGCATCAGTCTCGGGAGCAGCAAGTCGCTGAGCCGAAGCATCTCGTTGCGCAAGGCCAAGAAGCCGCCGCGGCCGCCGGCCCGGACCGACTCGCTGCGCCGCAAAGCGCGCACGCCGCACCTCAACGAGTCGGTGCTGAACGAGAAGCTGATCTCCAGTCTGCAGCAGTCGCTGCAGGGTCGGAGCCAGAGCGTGTCGCTGGCCGGCGAGAGTCCCTCGGCCGGCGGCGGCCATTTCGAGGACCCCTGGGTGCTGCGGCCCAGGACCCACAGCAACGTCAGCGCGGCGAGCAGCGGAATGTCCGCTCCGGCCGCCATGTGTCCGGTCACGCCGCCCCCTCACAGCGATAACAGCAGCCAGCGCTCCGACTACACCGAGTCATGGGATTTCTGCTCGGAGAAAGGGCTCCCTCAATCGTCCAGCAACGGCATGACCGATGAAAGCTTGCCCAATGGTGCTGCCGTGACCAATGGCATGATGAGCAGTGATGGTATGACGAATGGCTCTTCACAGAACGGTCACAAGATGTGCCTGCCTCTGGTTCATGTCAACACGGTCAACGGGCCGAGATCAAAGACCACCTCGCCTGAAAAGATGCACCGCCTGACGTCTCCCTCTAGTGGCTACTCGAGCCAGTCCAACACCCCGACAACAGGGACCCCCACCACTTCGGGAATGAGGGCCAAGTCTCCAGGGAAGCCCCCCAAGCCCAAGCCCAAGCCCAAAGTGCCAGAGAGGTCATCCTCGctgttgtcctctctctctgtgtcgtcTTCGTCCACTTCTCTGTCCTCCACCACCTCTGATACGGGCAAGCTCCCCAtgcctccccctcctccacctctaccTGGTCCCACTCCACCTGCCTCGCCCTCAGCCACCTCTGACTCTCCCCCTCCAACCATGGAAAGCCCAAAATGTGACACAACTCTGTCACCTCCTCTCACCCCTCAGGCATCGGTCATCGACAACGACCAGACGTCTCCACCAGCTACTCCAACAGTAGCAGAGATCAGTATGGAGACTTTACACTCATCGCCTGGCTTTCCTTCCCCCCCACCGCCAGTAGAGGTCACCCTGGAGTCTCTGTTGCAGTGCAGCAACACCTCCCTACTcccacctccccctccacctcctcctctccctcccagcCCCTCCTCGCCATCTGGCCTGCCGACGCCCCCTCCTCTGCCACCTTTGTTGGGCATAAGACCTCCGTCTGCCCCCGTTTTCAAGCTCCCCCCCAGATCTGTGCAGCAGGCAGTGGACATGGAGAAGGTGACCACACCGCCAAGCCCAGGGCACCATGAGGAGACTGCGATGTGGCCGAGGCCGCTGATTACGGCGGAGGCTTTGCAGATGGTCCAGCTGCGGTCCGTCAAGAACCTCAAGGTGCAGGAAGGCCAAGACGAAGAACCGACAGCTTCGCCTAGCGCAGAGGAACAAGTGCAGGAACTGGATCATGATGAAAAGATTCTGGAGTCGGAGGAACTGAAAAAGTCGATCATCCCTGTTCACCTATCGCTGACCACATGCTCGAGTCCAATTGAGAATGGAATGGAATTTCCTCCTTCCCCACTGAGGGAACGCCTGCTGATTCCAGACAGAGAGAACACTCTGGTGATACCACACAGAGAGAACCCTTTGGTGATACCAGACAGAGAGAACCCTCTGATGATTCCAGACAAAGAGAACCCTCTGATGATTCCAGACAGAGAGAACCTTGTGGTGATTCCAGACAGAGAGAACCCTTTGGTGATACCAGACAGAGAGAATGCTTTGGTGATATCAGACAGAGAGAACCCTCTGATGATTCTAGACAGAGAGAACCCTCTGGTGATTCCAGAGAGTCTCAGTGGCCCTGAGGCTATGGAAAAGGGCACAATTTGCAATGGAAAATCCGACGATCACATTTCAGAAACTCACGATGAGCCTACTGGAGAGCCATCAGTGCAGCCAGATGACAAACCGATGTCACTGGAGAGTCAGAGTCCATTAATGGCCTCCCCTGTCACCCCTCGAAAGCAAAAGCCCCCCGTTTCTCCCAACAAGCCCAAGCTCTCATTGATCgtccctccactcccctctctgTCATGCTTGGAGGTGGAGTGTGTCCAGGTGCCGAACACTGACAGCCCCGTCGCCTCCAGCCCAGACGTCCCCCCTCTGTTCGAGGTCACTGGCGGCCAGTGCTTCACCCTGCACcaggaggatggagaggacaCCGACTCGGGGAGCTCCACCCCCATGCTGCTCACGCAGAGGAGGGACTCGCTGAGCAGCGAGCTGTCCTCCGAGGGCCTGCCCCCAGGGATGCACATCCAGGACCTGATCATCCAGGAGCAGGACCTCGGCCTGAGCGACGAGAGGAGCACATCGGACGAGGATGACCTGGCCGCAAGCTCAGGATCGTCTAGCTTCAGAGAGGAGGAACAGA GCGTTGTGGCGGACTCACACCACAGCAGCCCCGCACCGGACGCCAGCACCAACGGTGAGGCGCACGGAGACATGGTGACCCCGACACGCCCCCGCACCACAGAGGATCTCTTCGCCGTCATTCACAG GTCAAAGAGGAAAGTTCTGGGTCGTGGCGACTGTGAGgagctgctcctctcctccccgtcCCCTCCGGTGACCCCGACGGGTGTGTCTCCCGGCgggcccccccacccccacccgtcCCTCTCCCTCCCGCGCCAGCCGGGCTCCATCCAGCGCAGCCTGCGTCGCTCCAGCACCAGCAGCGACAGCTTCAAGGCCCTGCTGCTCAAGAAAGGCAGTCGCACGGAGGGCAGCTTCCGCATGTCCGCCGCCGAGATGCTCAAGTGCACCGACCCACGCAAGCAGAGGCCGCAGCGGACGGACgccacttcctcttcctccacgtCCCCGTCGGTGTCCTCTCAGTggccctcgtcctcctccttgCCCTCGCCCTCCCACGTGGCACCGCCCGATCCGGTAGAGAACGGCGTCGACTCGTCCTGCCTGTCCCCCGGACGTAGTCGCCGCGCCGTGGCGGATGAGTGGGCTCGGAGTGAGGGTCTCGTCCCTCGCCTCTCCCCcggcctctgctcctcctccttctcgtTGTCCCCCACCTCCGCCGCTGCCGCCATGCCGCCCGGCAAGTACGCTCGCTCCCGCACGCCCCCGTCGGCCGCCAGCAGCCGCTACAACGCCCGCAGCCGCATCCCCAGCAGCCCCATGACGGCCATCTGCGAGCGGGAGGGCGAGATGAGCGACGGCTACGAGGACCAGTGGGAGTCCAGCGCCAGGACAATCGGGCAGCACCGGAGCCCCTTCAGCCTGGCCATGAGCCCCAGCCCCACACTCTGCAAGGGGGGCAGCGCTTAG
- the nhsl1a gene encoding Nance-Horan syndrome protein isoform X5, with the protein MFCLKAVSSLDDESKWTVHYQAPWHQQENVFLPGARPPCVEDLHKQAKVNLKTALRECDNLRKDGFRSSQYYTQGPAFSSSSLSDSVHSQPDTEQRDKKSSDSSPEEESLVYIRAHTPLIEDMNGHDSSIYSSWNQSFPLPTPEEKMRQQAKSVLTDIVPINITGETFDRQASFRRSLVNTDTVIRRPKKVRRRKTITGVPDNIQRELAPQGEDGGRAHSMYLPGQYSSLGRTSSINSTLRRSLTRDSSCQTEEVKIVPPSMRRIRAQRGQGIAAQMANISTSSSGSLSAASDCNGLVFTPQTQTQSNSSDQGFHSLPRPGTRTAAQSDSGNYTAGHYRMTNGSSHSLPHQVAVGRASDHSLHPAASLRTNGLPSPKFQGYQSEQHITASPSDYAGLFNGPTSLSAKGLMLSPPDFEGSAYENSGIYMASMEPFPVDGPPSTPGSSRCQSTASVSTGANTETDSQCSTLDGRNCSSPSYTRRESNSSTQSCGTLTSDPWGYDNVTPPKPDLTSSCSSPVNHLYGSSEHSPNKTDTSSLYSVDNEGYFTSMRLDSGLKSHSHSCISRADQARHDIYECRKHHSQDDRISLGSSKSLSRSISLRKAKKPPRPPARTDSLRRKARTPHLNESVLNEKLISSLQQSLQGRSQSVSLAGESPSAGGGHFEDPWVLRPRTHSNVSAASSGMSAPAAMCPVTPPPHSDNSSQRSDYTESWDFCSEKGLPQSSSNGMTDESLPNGAAVTNGMMSSDGMTNGSSQNGHKMCLPLVHVNTVNGPRSKTTSPEKMHRLTSPSSGYSSQSNTPTTGTPTTSGMRAKSPGKPPKPKPKPKVPERSSSLLSSLSVSSSSTSLSSTTSDTGKLPMPPPPPPLPGPTPPASPSATSDSPPPTMESPKCDTTLSPPLTPQASVIDNDQTSPPATPTVAEISMETLHSSPGFPSPPPPVEVTLESLLQCSNTSLLPPPPPPPPLPPSPSSPSGLPTPPPLPPLLGIRPPSAPVFKLPPRSVQQAVDMEKVTTPPSPGHHEETAMWPRPLITAEALQMVQLRSVKNLKVQEGQDEEPTASPSAEEQVQELDHDEKILESEELKKSIIPVHLSLTTCSSPIENGMEFPPSPLRERLLIPDRENTLVIPHRENPLVIPDRENPLMIPDKENPLMIPDRENLVVIPDRENPLVIPDRENALVISDRENPLMILDRENPLVIPESLSGPEAMEKGTICNGKSDDHISETHDEPTGEPSVQPDDKPMSLESQSPLMASPVTPRKQKPPVSPNKPKLSLIVPPLPSLSCLEVECVQVPNTDSPVASSPDVPPLFEVTGGQCFTLHQEDGEDTDSGSSTPMLLTQRRDSLSSELSSEGLPPGMHIQDLIIQEQDLGLSDERSTSDEDDLAASSGSSSFREEEQSVVADSHHSSPAPDASTNGEAHGDMVTPTRPRTTEDLFAVIHRSKRKVLGRGDCEELLLSSPSPPVTPTGVSPGGPPHPHPSLSLPRQPGSIQRSLRRSSTSSDSFKALLLKKGSRTEGSFRMSAAEMLKCTDPRKQRPQRTDATSSSSTSPSVSSQWPSSSSLPSPSHVAPPDPVENGVDSSCLSPGRSRRAVADEWARSEGLVPRLSPGLCSSSFSLSPTSAAAAMPPGKYARSRTPPSAASSRYNARSRIPSSPMTAICEREGEMSDGYEDQWESSARTIGQHRSPFSLAMSPSPTLCKGGSA; encoded by the exons TCCTCAGACTCCTCCCCTGAAGAGGAGAGCCTGGTCTACATCCGGGCGCACACGCCGCTCATTGAGGACATGAACGGACATGACAGCAGCATCTACTCCAGCTGGAACCAGTCCTTCCCCCTGCCCACTCCAGAGGAGAAGATGAGACAGCAAGCCAAGTCTGTGCTCACCGACATCGTCCCCATCAACATCACAG GCGAGACCTTTGACCGACAGGCCAGCTTCCGGCGCTCCCTCGTAAAcactgacactgtgatcaggcGGCCAAAGAAGGTCAGGAGGAGAAAGACTATAACAGGGGTGCCTGACAACATCCAGAGGGAACTAG CCCCACAGGGGGAGGATGGTGGCAGAGCCCACTCTATGTATCTGCCCGGTCAGTACTCGTCCCTCGGCCGGACCAGCAGCATCAACTCCACGCTGCGGCGCTCGCTGACGCGCGACTCCAGCTGCCAGACGGAGGAGGTGAAGATCGTCCCCCCGTCGATGCGTCGCATCCGCGCACAGCGTGGCCAGGGCATCGCCGCCCAGATGGCCAACATCTCCACGTCCTCCTCCGGGAGCCTGTCGGCGGCGAGCGACTGCAACGGGCTCGTCTTCACCCCGCAGACGCAGACGCAGAGCAACAGCAGCGACCAGGGCTTCCACAGCCTGCCTCGGCCCGGGACCAGGACCGCCGCACAGTCCGATTCTGGCAACTACACTGCCGGCCATTACCGCATGACCAATGGCTCGTCCCATTCCCTGCCCCACCAAGTGGCGGTCGGCCGGGCCAGCGATCACTCCCTGCATCCGGCCGCCTCTCTGCGGACCAACGGTTTGCCCAGCCCCAAGTTCCAAGGCTACCAGAGCGAGCAGCACATCACCGCCTCCCCCAGCGACTACGCGGGCCTTTTCAACGGGCCCACGTCCCTCAGTGCCAAGGGGCTGATGCTTTCCCCGCCAGACTTTGAGGGGTCGGCGTACGAAAACAGCGGCATCTACATGGCATCCATGGAGCCCTTTCCCGTCGATGGGCCGCCGAGCACGCCCGGCTCGTCCCGATGCCAGTCCACCGCTTCCGTCTCCACTGGCGCCAACACCGAGACGGACTCGCAGTGCAGCACTCTGGACGGACGCAACTGCAGCAGCCCCAGCTACACCCGGCGGGAGTCCAACAGCAGCACCCAGAGCTGCGGCacgctgacctctgacccctgggGCTACGATAACGTCACGCCGCCCAAGCCTGACCTCACCTCCAGCTGCTCGTCCCCCGTCAACCACCTGTACGGCAGCTCCGAGCACTCGCCCAACAAGACGGACACCAGCTCGCTGTACTCAGTGGACAACGAGGGCTACTTCACGTCCATGAGGCTGGACTCGGGACTCAAGTCGCACAGCCACAGCTGCATCAGCCGGGCCGACCAGGCCAGGCACGACATCTACGAGTGCCGCAAGCACCACAGCCAGGACGACCGCATCAGTCTCGGGAGCAGCAAGTCGCTGAGCCGAAGCATCTCGTTGCGCAAGGCCAAGAAGCCGCCGCGGCCGCCGGCCCGGACCGACTCGCTGCGCCGCAAAGCGCGCACGCCGCACCTCAACGAGTCGGTGCTGAACGAGAAGCTGATCTCCAGTCTGCAGCAGTCGCTGCAGGGTCGGAGCCAGAGCGTGTCGCTGGCCGGCGAGAGTCCCTCGGCCGGCGGCGGCCATTTCGAGGACCCCTGGGTGCTGCGGCCCAGGACCCACAGCAACGTCAGCGCGGCGAGCAGCGGAATGTCCGCTCCGGCCGCCATGTGTCCGGTCACGCCGCCCCCTCACAGCGATAACAGCAGCCAGCGCTCCGACTACACCGAGTCATGGGATTTCTGCTCGGAGAAAGGGCTCCCTCAATCGTCCAGCAACGGCATGACCGATGAAAGCTTGCCCAATGGTGCTGCCGTGACCAATGGCATGATGAGCAGTGATGGTATGACGAATGGCTCTTCACAGAACGGTCACAAGATGTGCCTGCCTCTGGTTCATGTCAACACGGTCAACGGGCCGAGATCAAAGACCACCTCGCCTGAAAAGATGCACCGCCTGACGTCTCCCTCTAGTGGCTACTCGAGCCAGTCCAACACCCCGACAACAGGGACCCCCACCACTTCGGGAATGAGGGCCAAGTCTCCAGGGAAGCCCCCCAAGCCCAAGCCCAAGCCCAAAGTGCCAGAGAGGTCATCCTCGctgttgtcctctctctctgtgtcgtcTTCGTCCACTTCTCTGTCCTCCACCACCTCTGATACGGGCAAGCTCCCCAtgcctccccctcctccacctctaccTGGTCCCACTCCACCTGCCTCGCCCTCAGCCACCTCTGACTCTCCCCCTCCAACCATGGAAAGCCCAAAATGTGACACAACTCTGTCACCTCCTCTCACCCCTCAGGCATCGGTCATCGACAACGACCAGACGTCTCCACCAGCTACTCCAACAGTAGCAGAGATCAGTATGGAGACTTTACACTCATCGCCTGGCTTTCCTTCCCCCCCACCGCCAGTAGAGGTCACCCTGGAGTCTCTGTTGCAGTGCAGCAACACCTCCCTACTcccacctccccctccacctcctcctctccctcccagcCCCTCCTCGCCATCTGGCCTGCCGACGCCCCCTCCTCTGCCACCTTTGTTGGGCATAAGACCTCCGTCTGCCCCCGTTTTCAAGCTCCCCCCCAGATCTGTGCAGCAGGCAGTGGACATGGAGAAGGTGACCACACCGCCAAGCCCAGGGCACCATGAGGAGACTGCGATGTGGCCGAGGCCGCTGATTACGGCGGAGGCTTTGCAGATGGTCCAGCTGCGGTCCGTCAAGAACCTCAAGGTGCAGGAAGGCCAAGACGAAGAACCGACAGCTTCGCCTAGCGCAGAGGAACAAGTGCAGGAACTGGATCATGATGAAAAGATTCTGGAGTCGGAGGAACTGAAAAAGTCGATCATCCCTGTTCACCTATCGCTGACCACATGCTCGAGTCCAATTGAGAATGGAATGGAATTTCCTCCTTCCCCACTGAGGGAACGCCTGCTGATTCCAGACAGAGAGAACACTCTGGTGATACCACACAGAGAGAACCCTTTGGTGATACCAGACAGAGAGAACCCTCTGATGATTCCAGACAAAGAGAACCCTCTGATGATTCCAGACAGAGAGAACCTTGTGGTGATTCCAGACAGAGAGAACCCTTTGGTGATACCAGACAGAGAGAATGCTTTGGTGATATCAGACAGAGAGAACCCTCTGATGATTCTAGACAGAGAGAACCCTCTGGTGATTCCAGAGAGTCTCAGTGGCCCTGAGGCTATGGAAAAGGGCACAATTTGCAATGGAAAATCCGACGATCACATTTCAGAAACTCACGATGAGCCTACTGGAGAGCCATCAGTGCAGCCAGATGACAAACCGATGTCACTGGAGAGTCAGAGTCCATTAATGGCCTCCCCTGTCACCCCTCGAAAGCAAAAGCCCCCCGTTTCTCCCAACAAGCCCAAGCTCTCATTGATCgtccctccactcccctctctgTCATGCTTGGAGGTGGAGTGTGTCCAGGTGCCGAACACTGACAGCCCCGTCGCCTCCAGCCCAGACGTCCCCCCTCTGTTCGAGGTCACTGGCGGCCAGTGCTTCACCCTGCACcaggaggatggagaggacaCCGACTCGGGGAGCTCCACCCCCATGCTGCTCACGCAGAGGAGGGACTCGCTGAGCAGCGAGCTGTCCTCCGAGGGCCTGCCCCCAGGGATGCACATCCAGGACCTGATCATCCAGGAGCAGGACCTCGGCCTGAGCGACGAGAGGAGCACATCGGACGAGGATGACCTGGCCGCAAGCTCAGGATCGTCTAGCTTCAGAGAGGAGGAACAGA GCGTTGTGGCGGACTCACACCACAGCAGCCCCGCACCGGACGCCAGCACCAACGGTGAGGCGCACGGAGACATGGTGACCCCGACACGCCCCCGCACCACAGAGGATCTCTTCGCCGTCATTCACAG GTCAAAGAGGAAAGTTCTGGGTCGTGGCGACTGTGAGgagctgctcctctcctccccgtcCCCTCCGGTGACCCCGACGGGTGTGTCTCCCGGCgggcccccccacccccacccgtcCCTCTCCCTCCCGCGCCAGCCGGGCTCCATCCAGCGCAGCCTGCGTCGCTCCAGCACCAGCAGCGACAGCTTCAAGGCCCTGCTGCTCAAGAAAGGCAGTCGCACGGAGGGCAGCTTCCGCATGTCCGCCGCCGAGATGCTCAAGTGCACCGACCCACGCAAGCAGAGGCCGCAGCGGACGGACgccacttcctcttcctccacgtCCCCGTCGGTGTCCTCTCAGTggccctcgtcctcctccttgCCCTCGCCCTCCCACGTGGCACCGCCCGATCCGGTAGAGAACGGCGTCGACTCGTCCTGCCTGTCCCCCGGACGTAGTCGCCGCGCCGTGGCGGATGAGTGGGCTCGGAGTGAGGGTCTCGTCCCTCGCCTCTCCCCcggcctctgctcctcctccttctcgtTGTCCCCCACCTCCGCCGCTGCCGCCATGCCGCCCGGCAAGTACGCTCGCTCCCGCACGCCCCCGTCGGCCGCCAGCAGCCGCTACAACGCCCGCAGCCGCATCCCCAGCAGCCCCATGACGGCCATCTGCGAGCGGGAGGGCGAGATGAGCGACGGCTACGAGGACCAGTGGGAGTCCAGCGCCAGGACAATCGGGCAGCACCGGAGCCCCTTCAGCCTGGCCATGAGCCCCAGCCCCACACTCTGCAAGGGGGGCAGCGCTTAG